A genomic segment from Agrobacterium vitis encodes:
- a CDS encoding class I fructose-bisphosphate aldolase, translated as MSERLEDIAVKMMADGKGLLAADESTSTIKKRFDTIGLESTETSRRDYREMLFRSDEAMKKYISGVILYEETLYQKAADGTPFVDIIKAAGSIPGIKVDTGAKPMAGFPGETLTEGLDGLRERLANYYKAGARFAKWRGVIAIADGLPTWGSIKANSQALAYYAALCQEAGIVPIVEPEVLMDGAPGTHDIAKCAEVTEWVLRTVFQDLYDARVNLEGMILKPNMIIDGKNARKASVEEVAAATVKVLKATVPSSVPGIAFLSGGQSTEEATAHLSAMNAGYDMPWTLTYSYGRALQDSAIKTWGGRSENVAAGQRAFTHRARMNSLAATGTWKQDLEKAA; from the coding sequence ATGAGTGAGAGACTTGAAGACATCGCCGTCAAGATGATGGCCGATGGCAAGGGCCTTCTGGCAGCGGACGAGTCCACGTCCACCATCAAGAAGCGTTTCGACACGATTGGCCTCGAATCCACCGAAACCAGCCGCCGCGACTACCGCGAAATGCTGTTTCGCTCCGACGAGGCAATGAAAAAATACATTTCCGGCGTCATTCTCTATGAAGAGACGCTGTACCAGAAGGCTGCCGACGGCACGCCTTTCGTTGACATCATCAAGGCCGCCGGCTCCATCCCAGGTATCAAGGTCGATACCGGCGCCAAGCCAATGGCCGGTTTCCCGGGCGAAACCCTGACGGAAGGCCTGGACGGCCTGCGTGAGCGTCTCGCCAATTACTACAAGGCCGGTGCCCGCTTTGCCAAGTGGCGCGGCGTTATCGCCATTGCCGATGGCCTACCGACCTGGGGTTCGATCAAAGCCAATAGCCAGGCGCTCGCCTATTATGCCGCCCTGTGCCAGGAAGCCGGCATCGTGCCGATCGTTGAGCCGGAAGTGCTGATGGATGGCGCACCGGGTACCCACGACATTGCCAAATGTGCCGAAGTGACGGAATGGGTGCTACGCACCGTGTTCCAGGATCTCTACGACGCCCGCGTCAATCTCGAAGGCATGATCCTGAAGCCCAACATGATCATCGACGGCAAGAATGCCCGCAAGGCCTCTGTCGAAGAAGTTGCAGCTGCGACCGTCAAGGTGCTGAAGGCAACGGTTCCTTCCTCCGTTCCCGGCATCGCCTTCCTGTCCGGCGGCCAGAGCACAGAGGAAGCAACCGCGCATCTCTCCGCGATGAATGCCGGTTACGACATGCCCTGGACCCTGACCTATTCCTATGGCCGCGCCCTTCAGGATAGCGCCATTAAGACTTGGGGTGGCCGCAGCGAAAATGTTGCCGCCGGTCAGCGTGCCTTCACCCACCGCGCCCGCATGAACAGCTTGGCCGCGACTGGCACCTGGAAACAGGACCTGGAAAAGGCCGCTTGA
- a CDS encoding methyl-accepting chemotaxis protein, producing the protein MKFLSRFGLVGTITVVTTLILVVSLGAVAWTISRQVHERVTQQAIDSQNSSLRVAATLLERDVPGVKVSWGRDGNVERISAQTLPAQFANHDTIDSIGRMTGQTATLFTLDEATKGYIRRTTNIIKPDGQRAVGTPLDPTGAVYSALIKGETYRGQAAILGTDYYTIYKPIISSSGSVIGILYAGVRVAEIAGISDQMAQAVAITAGIALLVSLLLMVFITRKTMRPIPELTAAASSLADGRTDVEVPHQSLRNEIGALARALEVFREDALKKLQLEQDANETRARNDLERAEREAEKDADAANIRNCADMLAVAMNRLSTGDLTTRIDQSFIPELEPLRVDFNNSVNNLSLAFARLRNEAMSVEASGNEMRSAAGALASRTEQQAASLEETSAALEQVTGTVRSAADRAQQAAALAADAQVSTEGSSQVVADAVSAMGRIEQASSEISKIINVIDEIAFQTNLLALNAGVEAARAGEAGKGFAVVAQEVRELAQRSANAAKDIKTLISKSGTEVAGGVRLVRETGDALGAISQQVSMINGLIAEIATSSREQSTGLQEINTSVNHMDQFTQKNAAMVEETTAVTHKLAESATTLVSLIAEFKVPGEAASWAPSQQPAPAPRAPAAKPLAASRIKPAQPTSRPVGSPARSMMGKLASAFTGGSSATAASSASGGNNWEEF; encoded by the coding sequence ATGAAATTTCTATCCCGTTTCGGGCTGGTCGGGACGATCACTGTTGTGACGACCCTGATATTGGTTGTATCTCTGGGCGCTGTTGCCTGGACGATTTCGCGTCAGGTTCATGAGCGTGTGACGCAGCAGGCCATTGACAGCCAGAACAGCAGCCTGCGGGTCGCGGCCACGTTGCTGGAGCGCGATGTGCCTGGCGTCAAGGTCAGCTGGGGCAGGGATGGCAATGTTGAACGCATCTCGGCGCAGACGCTGCCAGCGCAATTTGCCAATCATGACACGATCGATTCCATTGGCCGGATGACAGGCCAGACGGCGACATTGTTTACCCTGGACGAAGCGACCAAGGGTTACATTCGCCGCACAACCAATATCATCAAGCCGGATGGCCAGCGCGCCGTCGGCACGCCACTCGATCCAACGGGTGCAGTCTATTCGGCCCTCATCAAGGGTGAGACGTATCGTGGTCAGGCCGCCATTCTCGGCACGGATTACTATACGATCTACAAGCCCATCATCAGTTCCTCCGGCTCGGTCATCGGCATTCTCTATGCCGGTGTGCGTGTTGCTGAAATTGCCGGTATCAGCGATCAGATGGCGCAGGCCGTGGCGATTACGGCGGGTATCGCTTTGCTGGTCTCTCTCCTGCTGATGGTGTTCATCACCCGTAAGACCATGCGCCCGATTCCGGAGCTGACAGCGGCGGCATCCAGTCTTGCCGATGGTCGGACCGATGTTGAAGTTCCGCATCAGAGCTTGCGCAACGAGATTGGCGCTCTGGCCCGGGCGCTGGAAGTTTTCCGCGAAGATGCGCTCAAGAAGCTGCAACTGGAACAGGACGCCAACGAAACGCGGGCGCGCAACGACCTGGAACGGGCCGAGCGTGAGGCTGAAAAGGATGCGGATGCCGCCAATATCCGAAACTGTGCCGATATGCTGGCGGTTGCCATGAACCGCCTGAGCACCGGCGACCTGACGACGCGGATTGACCAGTCGTTTATCCCTGAACTTGAACCGCTCCGGGTCGATTTCAACAATTCGGTCAACAATCTCAGCCTGGCCTTCGCGCGTTTGCGCAATGAGGCCATGTCGGTTGAGGCCAGCGGCAATGAAATGCGCAGCGCCGCAGGCGCGCTTGCCAGCCGCACCGAGCAGCAGGCAGCCTCGCTGGAAGAGACCTCGGCAGCGCTTGAACAGGTCACCGGCACGGTGCGCAGCGCCGCCGACCGTGCCCAACAGGCCGCGGCCCTTGCTGCCGATGCCCAGGTCAGTACCGAAGGCTCTTCCCAGGTGGTGGCCGATGCAGTTTCGGCCATGGGCCGGATCGAACAGGCCTCGAGCGAAATTTCCAAGATCATCAATGTGATCGATGAAATCGCTTTCCAGACCAATCTTCTGGCATTGAATGCCGGTGTCGAGGCCGCAAGGGCTGGCGAAGCGGGCAAGGGCTTTGCCGTTGTCGCACAGGAAGTGCGCGAGTTGGCCCAGCGCTCCGCCAATGCCGCCAAGGATATCAAGACGTTGATCAGCAAATCCGGCACGGAAGTGGCTGGTGGCGTCAGGCTGGTGCGCGAAACCGGCGATGCGCTTGGCGCGATTTCCCAACAGGTATCGATGATCAATGGTCTGATTGCCGAGATTGCTACGTCTTCGCGTGAGCAGAGCACCGGCTTGCAGGAGATCAACACTTCCGTCAACCATATGGACCAGTTCACCCAGAAAAACGCCGCCATGGTGGAAGAAACCACCGCCGTCACCCACAAGCTCGCTGAAAGCGCCACCACATTGGTCAGCCTGATTGCCGAGTTCAAGGTTCCGGGCGAGGCCGCATCCTGGGCGCCAAGCCAACAGCCAGCACCTGCACCACGGGCACCTGCCGCCAAGCCTTTGGCCGCATCGCGCATCAAGCCTGCCCAGCCCACCTCCCGCCCGGTCGGTTCTCCGGCGCGCTCGATGATGGGCAAGCTGGCCAGCGCCTTCACCGGCGGTTCTTCAGCCACCGCGGCCTCAAGCGCCTCCGGTGGTAATAATTGGGAAGAATTTTAA
- a CDS encoding TIGR00282 family metallophosphoesterase: MRLLFLGDMVGKTGRTAVWEKLPGLVSDLKLDFVIVNGENAAGGFGITEDIFLETINAGADVVTTGNHVWDQKEAITFSGRHDQFLRPANYPAGTPGKGSGLYYARNGARVLVANIMGRVFMHPELDDPFKSAETILAACPLKEQADAIIFDFHAEATSEKQCFGHFVDGRASFVVGTHTHVPTADHQILNGGTAYMSDAGMCGDYDSSLGMEKEEPLNRFISKMPKGRFEAAHGPATICGVGVEISDSTGLAEKIAPLRIGPRLTETIPAFWA; the protein is encoded by the coding sequence ATGCGGCTGCTTTTTCTGGGCGACATGGTTGGCAAGACAGGCCGCACGGCGGTTTGGGAAAAGCTGCCCGGCCTGGTCTCCGACCTGAAACTGGATTTCGTAATCGTTAATGGCGAAAATGCCGCTGGCGGCTTCGGGATTACCGAGGATATTTTCCTCGAAACCATCAATGCTGGCGCCGATGTCGTCACCACCGGCAACCACGTCTGGGACCAGAAGGAAGCGATCACCTTTTCAGGCCGCCACGACCAGTTCCTGCGCCCGGCCAATTATCCGGCAGGAACGCCCGGCAAAGGGTCCGGTCTCTATTATGCCCGCAATGGCGCGCGCGTGCTGGTCGCCAATATCATGGGCCGGGTGTTCATGCATCCCGAGTTGGACGATCCGTTCAAATCGGCGGAAACCATTCTTGCCGCCTGCCCCCTGAAGGAACAGGCCGACGCCATCATCTTCGACTTCCATGCCGAGGCCACCAGCGAAAAACAATGTTTCGGCCATTTCGTTGATGGCCGCGCCAGTTTCGTGGTCGGCACCCATACCCATGTGCCGACCGCCGACCACCAGATTCTCAATGGCGGCACCGCCTATATGTCGGATGCCGGCATGTGCGGCGATTATGATTCGTCGCTCGGCATGGAAAAGGAAGAGCCGCTGAACCGCTTCATTTCAAAAATGCCCAAGGGCCGGTTTGAAGCAGCCCACGGCCCGGCGACGATCTGCGGCGTCGGCGTCGAGATTTCCGACAGTACAGGCCTTGCCGAAAAGATCGCGCCTTTGCGCATCGGCCCGCGACTCACTGAGACCATACCCGCTTTCTGGGCCTGA
- a CDS encoding phosphoglycerate kinase → MPAFKTLDDLTDIAGKRVLLRVDLNVPVSGGKVTDATRIERVAPTIKELSAKGAKVILLAHFGRPKGEPVADMSLSQIISAVEEVLDQAVAFGEDCVGEPAERAVAALNNGDILLLENTRFHKGEEKNDADFTAELAKNGDIYVNDAFSAAHRAHASTEGLAHILPAYAGRTMQAELEALEKGLGKPTHPVVAIVGGAKVSSKIDLLMNLVKKVDALVIGGGMANTFIAAQGISVGKSLCEHDLAETAKQIMIEAETAGCTIVLPIDGVVAREFKANAANETVNVSAIPADAMMLDVGPQSVAVINDWITKAATLVWNGPLGAFEIPPFDTATVSAAKHAAERSKAGKLVSVAGGGDTVSALNHAGVADDFSYVSTAGGAFLEWMEGKELPGVAVLTHPA, encoded by the coding sequence ATGCCTGCTTTCAAGACACTTGACGATCTCACCGATATCGCCGGCAAGCGCGTACTGTTGCGCGTCGACCTGAACGTGCCCGTCTCCGGCGGCAAGGTGACGGATGCAACCCGCATCGAGCGCGTCGCCCCGACTATCAAGGAACTGTCGGCCAAGGGCGCCAAGGTTATCCTGCTGGCCCATTTCGGTCGTCCCAAGGGCGAGCCGGTTGCCGATATGTCGCTGTCCCAGATCATTTCCGCCGTCGAGGAAGTGCTGGATCAGGCGGTCGCGTTTGGCGAAGACTGCGTTGGCGAACCGGCCGAAAGGGCCGTTGCCGCCCTGAACAACGGCGATATCCTGCTTCTGGAAAATACCCGCTTCCACAAGGGCGAGGAAAAGAACGACGCCGACTTTACCGCGGAACTCGCCAAGAACGGCGACATCTACGTCAATGACGCCTTTTCCGCTGCCCACCGCGCCCATGCCTCCACGGAAGGGCTTGCCCATATTCTGCCCGCCTATGCAGGGCGTACCATGCAGGCCGAACTGGAAGCGCTGGAAAAGGGCCTCGGCAAGCCGACCCATCCGGTGGTTGCCATTGTCGGCGGCGCCAAGGTTTCCTCCAAGATCGACCTGCTGATGAACCTGGTCAAGAAGGTCGATGCGCTTGTTATCGGCGGCGGCATGGCCAATACATTCATCGCTGCCCAAGGAATCTCTGTCGGCAAATCGCTGTGCGAACACGACCTGGCAGAAACCGCCAAGCAAATCATGATCGAGGCCGAAACCGCTGGCTGCACCATCGTGCTGCCGATCGACGGCGTCGTCGCCCGCGAGTTCAAGGCCAATGCCGCCAATGAAACCGTCAATGTCTCGGCCATTCCCGCTGACGCGATGATGCTCGATGTCGGCCCGCAATCGGTGGCGGTCATCAATGACTGGATCACCAAAGCGGCAACGCTGGTCTGGAACGGCCCGCTCGGCGCCTTTGAAATCCCCCCCTTCGACACCGCCACCGTCTCTGCCGCAAAACATGCCGCAGAGCGCAGCAAGGCTGGCAAGCTGGTCTCGGTAGCTGGTGGCGGCGACACGGTCTCGGCGCTCAACCATGCCGGTGTTGCCGACGACTTTTCCTATGTTTCGACCGCAGGCGGCGCTTTCCTGGAATGGATGGAAGGCAAGGAACTGCCCGGCGTTGCCGTATTGACCCACCCGGCTTAA
- a CDS encoding MFS transporter — MTRNLLPVLSLLLGTLFLFLGNGLHGLLLPVRGSFEGYSNEVLGLLGTSWAAGFVLGCFIAPKLVMRVGHVRAFSCFIAIIAIISLITGLVVEQYSWVALRTLTGFCTAGTSMIIESWLNERASNESRGSIFSFYISVTLFGVVGGQMMVAFGNIHTPTLFMICGILYCLAMLPTTMSNAASPQPLKSVKLDLPKLYRNSPVSFVGILLIGIANGAYGTLVAVFGARVGLPDVMIASMLSITIFAGAAAQFPAGRLSDHTDRRYVLAGIASVALVAALLLLVVRPQAAFILIPLVALYGAAANSLYPIAVAHANDFADSGDFVKVSGGLLLLFGIGTIIGPTIGGPVMTWFGPYALFGVTATAHALLVAYAIFRSRLRPTLTSEEKENFSTGHGPVSTMMATPQSATLDPRAERMDISGEEPANKEA, encoded by the coding sequence ATGACCCGAAACCTGCTTCCTGTTCTCTCCCTCTTGCTTGGCACGCTTTTTCTGTTCCTTGGCAATGGCCTGCACGGGCTGCTTCTGCCGGTGCGTGGGTCCTTTGAAGGCTATTCCAACGAAGTGCTCGGCCTGCTCGGTACGTCCTGGGCGGCGGGCTTTGTGCTTGGCTGTTTCATTGCGCCCAAGCTGGTGATGCGGGTTGGCCATGTCCGGGCCTTTTCCTGCTTCATCGCCATTATCGCCATCATTTCGCTGATCACCGGCCTGGTCGTCGAGCAATATTCATGGGTTGCCCTGCGAACGCTGACCGGCTTTTGCACCGCCGGCACCTCGATGATCATCGAAAGCTGGCTGAACGAGAGGGCCAGCAACGAGAGCCGTGGCTCGATCTTTTCCTTCTACATTTCCGTCACCCTGTTCGGGGTGGTCGGCGGCCAGATGATGGTGGCTTTCGGCAATATTCACACGCCGACGCTGTTCATGATCTGCGGCATTCTCTATTGCCTGGCCATGCTGCCCACCACCATGTCCAACGCCGCCTCGCCGCAGCCGTTGAAATCCGTCAAGCTGGATCTGCCGAAACTCTATCGAAATTCGCCCGTGTCCTTTGTCGGTATTCTGCTGATCGGCATTGCCAACGGCGCTTACGGCACCCTGGTGGCGGTGTTCGGCGCCCGCGTCGGCCTGCCGGATGTGATGATTGCCAGCATGTTGAGCATTACGATCTTTGCCGGTGCGGCCGCCCAGTTTCCGGCTGGCCGCCTGTCAGACCATACGGACCGGCGCTATGTTCTGGCCGGTATTGCCTCGGTCGCCCTGGTGGCCGCCCTTCTGCTTCTGGTGGTACGGCCACAGGCCGCCTTTATCCTGATCCCGCTTGTGGCGCTCTATGGGGCGGCGGCCAATTCGCTCTATCCGATTGCTGTGGCCCATGCCAATGACTTTGCCGACAGCGGCGATTTCGTCAAAGTGTCCGGCGGCCTGCTGCTGCTGTTTGGCATCGGTACGATTATCGGCCCGACCATCGGCGGCCCTGTCATGACATGGTTCGGTCCCTATGCATTGTTTGGGGTCACCGCCACCGCCCATGCTCTGCTGGTTGCCTATGCGATTTTCCGCAGCCGGTTGCGCCCCACCCTCACCTCCGAGGAAAAAGAGAATTTTTCCACAGGCCATGGCCCGGTCTCGACCATGATGGCCACCCCGCAATCGGCAACACTTGACCCAAGAGCTGAACGCATGGACATCAGTGGTGAAGAGCCAGCAAACAAGGAGGCATGA
- a CDS encoding FMN-binding negative transcriptional regulator: MYQTPHFRQTDHDALFSFIESNPLGLLITAGSGGLIANPLPFFLRRAGNAQGQDCLIAHMARANPQWQEIEAGADVLVSFMGADHYVSPNWYPSKQESGKVVPTWNYQTVQVRGSMRTHHDPAWLLSQVRLLTDQQEASELHPWAVDDAPEKFVAAQMRGIVGVELEIASLEGKLKASQNRTDIDRQGVLDGLGGQQTPQADAMAALMRRAKS; the protein is encoded by the coding sequence GTGTATCAAACTCCCCATTTCCGCCAGACTGATCATGATGCGCTTTTCAGCTTCATAGAATCGAACCCGCTTGGCCTGCTGATTACTGCTGGCAGCGGCGGGCTGATCGCCAATCCTCTGCCGTTTTTCCTGCGCCGGGCTGGCAATGCGCAAGGACAAGACTGTCTGATCGCCCATATGGCGCGGGCAAACCCGCAATGGCAGGAGATCGAGGCAGGCGCCGACGTTCTGGTCAGCTTCATGGGGGCCGATCATTACGTGTCACCCAACTGGTATCCGAGCAAGCAGGAGAGCGGCAAAGTCGTGCCGACCTGGAATTACCAGACCGTGCAGGTCCGGGGCTCTATGCGAACCCACCATGATCCGGCCTGGTTGCTGAGCCAGGTGCGACTGCTCACCGACCAGCAGGAAGCATCAGAATTGCACCCCTGGGCCGTCGATGATGCACCGGAAAAATTCGTGGCCGCCCAGATGCGGGGCATCGTTGGCGTGGAACTGGAGATTGCCAGCCTGGAGGGTAAGCTCAAGGCCAGCCAGAACCGAACCGACATCGACCGGCAAGGCGTGCTGGATGGACTTGGCGGGCAACAAACGCCCCAGGCCGACGCCATGGCCGCGCTGATGCGTCGCGCCAAGAGCTAA
- a CDS encoding DUF1192 domain-containing protein, with protein sequence MMEDPDRPRKPPEHEIGCDLSLLSASELEMRITLLKQEIARLETEKSSKMAGKAAAESLFRPLK encoded by the coding sequence ATGATGGAAGACCCAGACCGCCCGCGCAAACCACCGGAACACGAGATCGGCTGCGACCTTTCTCTCCTGTCGGCAAGCGAACTGGAGATGCGAATCACTTTGCTAAAACAGGAAATCGCCCGTCTCGAGACGGAAAAATCCAGCAAGATGGCTGGAAAAGCGGCAGCTGAATCGCTGTTTCGCCCTTTAAAGTAG
- a CDS encoding PhzF family phenazine biosynthesis protein, whose amino-acid sequence MISIPFITLDVFTVERFRGNPLAVILDGRGLSDATMQAIAAEFGYSETTFVLPPTDAANTAQVRIFTPVMEIPFAGHPNVGTAIALAGQSTLFGQSLGDDLRFEEKAGLVTVQLSRDDNGLVNARIRAPQPLFVSGPVATADLAAAMCLAESDIQTANHAPAFISVGLKFIAAELTDLVALGRSKPDLAALGRLVEIHADQETDGATFLYCRMSENHIRARMFSPFDNVAEDPATGSASAALAAYLAQRAPEADLDQTLVIEQGVEMGRRSLITVTVQKADGNVIRTEISGHAVTVMQGTLSIDR is encoded by the coding sequence ATGATCTCCATTCCTTTCATCACGCTCGACGTCTTTACCGTTGAGCGGTTTCGCGGCAATCCTCTGGCGGTCATTCTCGATGGGCGCGGGCTGTCGGATGCGACGATGCAGGCCATTGCCGCCGAGTTCGGCTATTCTGAAACCACCTTCGTCCTGCCTCCGACAGACGCGGCCAATACCGCGCAGGTGCGAATCTTCACGCCTGTCATGGAAATACCTTTTGCCGGTCATCCCAATGTTGGCACCGCCATCGCCCTTGCGGGCCAATCGACCTTGTTCGGCCAGTCCCTTGGCGACGATCTGCGCTTTGAGGAAAAAGCCGGTCTCGTCACCGTTCAACTGAGCCGCGATGACAATGGTCTGGTGAATGCCCGCATCCGTGCGCCCCAGCCTCTTTTTGTCAGCGGCCCGGTGGCAACGGCCGATCTGGCCGCCGCCATGTGCTTGGCTGAGAGTGACATTCAAACCGCAAACCATGCTCCGGCCTTTATCTCGGTAGGGTTGAAATTCATCGCAGCGGAGTTGACCGATCTCGTCGCCCTTGGCCGCAGCAAGCCTGATCTTGCCGCTCTCGGCCGTCTGGTCGAAATCCATGCCGACCAGGAAACGGATGGCGCAACCTTCCTCTATTGCCGGATGTCGGAAAACCATATCCGCGCCCGGATGTTTTCACCTTTCGACAATGTCGCGGAAGATCCGGCGACCGGCAGCGCCTCGGCGGCACTTGCCGCCTATCTGGCACAGCGGGCACCGGAAGCCGATCTTGACCAGACGCTGGTGATCGAACAGGGTGTTGAAATGGGTCGCCGCAGCCTGATAACAGTCACCGTCCAGAAAGCGGACGGCAACGTCATCCGAACCGAGATTTCAGGCCACGCTGTGACCGTCATGCAGGGCACGCTCAGCATTGATCGTTGA
- a CDS encoding cell division protein ZapA: protein MAQVTVTIDGKAYRMACEEGQENHLTDLASQFDRYVSHLKSQFGEIGDLRVTVMAGIMVMDELSELKRRIASAEATSAGAIGREDDILAAITELTERLNGLTRKLTEKPQAAASPTENQHH from the coding sequence ATGGCACAAGTCACGGTCACCATCGATGGAAAAGCCTATCGCATGGCCTGCGAGGAAGGACAGGAAAACCACCTGACCGATCTGGCCAGCCAGTTCGACCGTTATGTCAGCCACCTCAAAAGCCAGTTCGGTGAAATCGGCGACCTGCGCGTTACCGTGATGGCGGGCATCATGGTCATGGATGAATTGTCCGAGCTGAAACGCCGGATTGCCTCCGCCGAAGCCACCTCAGCCGGCGCTATCGGCCGTGAGGATGACATCCTCGCTGCCATCACGGAATTGACCGAGCGCCTCAACGGCCTGACCCGCAAACTGACCGAAAAGCCGCAGGCTGCGGCCAGCCCAACTGAAAACCAGCACCACTGA
- a CDS encoding HPP family protein, translated as MQSALRDAWKHLIPDVAPISSSEQARSALGAALGILVTGFISAFLLGYFWPEQATSLPVLIAPMGASAVLLFAVPTSPLAQPWSILGGNLCAALIGVTVAQWVPDLLLASALAIGGAIAAMIALRCLHPPSGAIALTAVLGGPGIHALGYGFVLWPVAGNSLLLLASALLYNRLAGRRYPHRAKPALPQTPGIADTAGFQRRDLDDVLKDYDAFLDIDRDDLEDILRRTELRAYRRRSSHTTCGAVMIAGIAALSPDTTLSEALHRLRQSRVKALPVTAEDATILGIVTQTDLMDKASWSRGKPVIGLGRRLALALQGASAPNGTVKDIMTTPVRTVTPDAPLSEAIVTFAEAALHHLPVINAQAKLIGMIAQTDVLMAMVQASNQKAK; from the coding sequence ATGCAATCAGCTCTGCGGGACGCATGGAAGCATCTGATCCCGGACGTGGCGCCGATCAGTTCTTCAGAACAGGCCCGCTCCGCCCTTGGCGCGGCGCTGGGCATTCTGGTCACCGGCTTCATCAGTGCCTTTTTGTTGGGATATTTTTGGCCGGAGCAAGCTACAAGCCTGCCGGTGCTGATCGCGCCGATGGGAGCCTCCGCCGTGCTGCTGTTTGCAGTCCCCACCAGTCCGCTTGCCCAACCCTGGTCAATCCTTGGGGGCAATCTTTGCGCCGCATTGATTGGTGTGACCGTAGCACAATGGGTGCCGGATCTGCTGCTTGCCAGCGCGCTCGCCATCGGCGGTGCGATTGCCGCGATGATTGCGTTGCGCTGCCTGCATCCGCCAAGCGGCGCCATCGCGCTGACTGCCGTGCTCGGCGGTCCGGGCATTCATGCGCTCGGCTATGGCTTCGTGCTCTGGCCGGTGGCTGGCAATTCCCTGCTGCTTCTGGCCAGCGCGCTGCTCTATAACCGGCTTGCGGGCCGCCGTTATCCGCATCGCGCCAAGCCTGCTTTGCCGCAAACGCCCGGCATTGCTGATACCGCAGGCTTCCAGCGCCGCGATCTCGATGACGTCCTGAAGGATTACGATGCCTTTCTCGACATCGACCGCGACGACCTAGAGGATATCCTGCGCCGCACGGAGCTGCGCGCCTATCGCCGTCGCAGCAGCCATACGACCTGCGGCGCGGTGATGATTGCGGGCATTGCCGCCCTCTCCCCCGATACCACGCTGAGCGAGGCGCTGCACCGCCTGCGCCAAAGCCGCGTCAAGGCTTTGCCGGTGACCGCCGAAGACGCCACCATTCTCGGCATCGTCACGCAGACCGACCTGATGGACAAGGCAAGCTGGTCACGGGGCAAGCCGGTGATCGGTCTTGGCCGACGGCTGGCGCTGGCCTTGCAAGGCGCCTCTGCGCCAAACGGCACGGTCAAGGACATCATGACCACACCGGTGCGCACCGTCACGCCCGACGCACCGCTGTCCGAAGCAATCGTCACCTTTGCCGAAGCGGCCCTACATCATTTGCCTGTCATCAACGCCCAGGCAAAGCTGATCGGCATGATCGCCCAAACAGATGTATTGATGGCCATGGTGCAGGCCTCAAACCAGAAAGCGAAATAG
- a CDS encoding 5-formyltetrahydrofolate cyclo-ligase — MPSDSTKNHLRQQSLARRDAIPAHIRADHSTAIAHHGAGAIEIAPGIMISGFLPIRSEVDAQPLMEMLGQRGANLCLPVVLDRQTICFRQWRTDDPLIDTGFGTRGPGPQAEAVDPQVLLIPLAAFDQHGNRIGYGAGHYDRAIARLHQKGLNPLLIGIAFDCQEVADVPFEPHDVALHAILTESGYKNFKT, encoded by the coding sequence ATGCCCTCGGACAGTACAAAAAACCATTTGCGCCAACAAAGCCTTGCCCGCAGGGATGCAATTCCTGCGCATATTCGCGCCGATCATTCGACAGCAATTGCCCATCACGGCGCCGGCGCCATCGAGATTGCCCCAGGTATCATGATTTCCGGCTTCCTGCCGATCCGCTCTGAAGTAGACGCGCAACCGTTGATGGAGATGTTGGGCCAGCGCGGTGCCAATCTCTGCCTGCCCGTGGTTCTTGATCGCCAGACGATCTGCTTCCGGCAATGGCGCACGGACGACCCGCTGATCGATACCGGTTTTGGCACGCGCGGTCCTGGCCCCCAGGCAGAGGCGGTCGATCCACAAGTCCTGCTGATTCCGCTGGCCGCTTTCGACCAGCATGGCAACCGGATCGGCTATGGAGCAGGCCATTACGACCGGGCGATTGCTCGTTTGCATCAGAAAGGCCTTAATCCGCTTCTGATCGGCATTGCATTTGACTGTCAGGAAGTGGCAGATGTGCCTTTCGAACCCCATGACGTCGCTTTGCATGCCATTTTGACGGAAAGTGGATACAAGAACTTCAAGACCTGA